A stretch of the Papaver somniferum cultivar HN1 chromosome 6, ASM357369v1, whole genome shotgun sequence genome encodes the following:
- the LOC113291789 gene encoding uncharacterized protein LOC113291789, with protein MDNNTRYFHSIFKKILHTNNINALCDANGNWLRDRHDISTLLTIHFSDVASTSNPILPDNAFHILPRIILDVDNVMLTAAPSEHEIENVVKHMLAWSAPAPDGFQAGSYQTQWQLVANRIRPFLKKLISPYQAAFVPRRAIHDNIIIAHEVIHSMKHKEGLNGTMALKLDLSKAFGRLEWNILIKVLDSFGFSKDFCNLIMQCVSTTSISVLLNGSPCDQFEPTRGVRQGDPLFPYLFILAMEYLSSSLLVAETNKTITSIKVSRKAPPISHLLFDDDILIFVQANMQHVDHILHTLQEFGKLSGQILNFDKSYVYFSNNLSPNDCVILAQALNMSLVSDSEKYLGAPLLLGHSKIKSFDPIMQSFEARLTITLAPLSIKQILTEQDELWVQILNAKYFSNSSILHLQKLNDNCSWIWRNIYKCIEIIKRNSIWDVRCGTKVKIWLDNWVIGLDHPPLPAEGLINTISYIYISDLFIHGTRDWNVHLVYYLFSPESAESILAITILDIGTDNLIWMPDRKGQFSVKSACNVISSHSNANTGAQVVPSQVWKALWKVKLPHKIKLFAWKCIRDIIPTRDKLSKYKPNIELHCSLCNHPNESVNHMLLECPYARSVWLSLNINVGNIILQHGSLKNWVISRFSAGNNLIFGSGITRQEINKLLMVAIWTIWKDRCSKDFQKINPNRMLSLENIHRLTAPVNNNITVNNNSLQVLRWKPPDCGYIKINLDASFLQENFQGGIRLIARNFAGKSIGAQGKYFDGGIIAVEVEELECRAMKEAASWDISKNSVELFLNQIVKF; from the exons ATGGATAATAATACTAGGTATTTCCATTCTATTTTCAAAAAGATATTGCATACAAACAATATAAATGCTCTTTGTGATGCTAATGGTAATTGGCTCAGGGATAGACATGACATTAGTACTTTGCTTACAATTCATTTTAGTGATGTTGCCAGCACTTCTAATCCTATTCTGCCTGATAATGCTTTTCATATATTGCCAAGAATTATACTTGATGTTGATAATGTTATGTTAACTGCAGCCCCTAGTGAGCATGAAATTGAAAATGTAGTCAAGCATATGCTTGCTTGGAGTGCACCTGCCCCTGATGGCTTTCAAGCAGGGTCTTACCAAACACAGTGGCAACTAGTTG CTAATAGAATAAGGCCTTTTCTTAAGAAACTTATCTCACCTTATCAGGCTGCTTTTGTCCCAAGGAGAGCTATTCATGACAATATCATTATTGCACATGAAGTTATTCATTCTATGAAACACAAGGAAGGTTTGAATGGCACCATGGCACTTAAATTAGATCTGTCAAAAGCCTTTGGCAGGCTAGAATGGAACATTTTGATTAAAGTTCTTGATAGCTTTGGTTTTAGTAAAGATTTTTGTAACCTAATAATGCAATGTGTCTCTACTACAAGTATTAGTGTGTTGCTTAATGGCTCACCATGTGATCAATTTGAACCAACTAGAGGTGTTAGACAAGGAGATCCACTGTTTCCCTATCTTTTTATCTTGGCCATGGAATACTTATCTAGCTCTTTGTTAGTAGCTGAAACTAATAAGACTATCACTAGCATTAAAGTTTCTAGGAAAGCTCCACCTATATCTCATTTACTTTTTGATGATGATATTCTTATATTTGTTCAAGCTAATATGCAACATGTTGATCATATTTTACACACTTTGCAGGAATTTGGGAAACTTTCAGGTCAGATACTTAATTTTGATAAGTCTTATGTGTATTTCAGTAACAATCTTAGTCCTAATGATTGTGTCATTCTTGCTCAGGCTCTTAACATGTCTTTGGTTTCTGATTCTGAAAAATATTTGGGAGCTCCATTACTTCTTGGTCATTCTAAGATTAAGTCGTTTGATCCTATTATGCAATCCTTTGAAGCTAGATTAACAATTACATTGGCACCACTATCAATCAAGCAG ATTCTTACTGAACAAGATGAGTTATGGGTGCAAATTCTGAATGCTAAGTATTTTTCTAATAGTAGCATTCTTCATCTGCAAAAACTTAATGATAATTGTTCTTGGATTTGGAGGAATATTTATAAATGCATTGAGATTATAAAGAGAAATAGTATTTGGGATGTAAGATGTGGAACTAAGGTTAAAATTTGGCTTGATAATTGGGTCATTGGTCTAGATCACCCTCCTTTACCAGCTGAAGGTTTGATTAACACAATTTCTTATATTTATATCTCTGATTTGTTTATACATGGTACTAGGGATTGGAATGTGCACCTGGTTTATTATCTGTTTTCCCCTGAATCTGCTGAAAGTATTCTAGCAATCACTATTCTAGATATTGGTACTGACAATCTTATTTGGATGCCAGATAGGAAAGGACAATTCTCAGTGAAGAGTGCTTGTAATGTTATATCTAGTCACTCTAATGCTAATACAggtgcacaagttgttccatctcAGGTTTGGAAGGCTTTATGGAAAGTCAAATTGCCTCACAAAATTAAACTCTTTGCTTGGAAATGCATTAGGGACATAATTCCAACTAGAGACAAACTTTCTAAGTATAAACCAAATATAGAACTTCACTGTAGTCTCTGCAATCATCCTAATGAATCTGTGAATCATATGCTTCTGGAATGTCCTTATGCTAGATCAGTTTGGTTGAGTTTAAACATTAATGTTGGTAATATTATATTGCAGCATGGTTCTCTAAAGAATTGGGTTATCTCTCggttttctgcaggaaataaCCTTATCTTTGGATCAGGTATTACTAGGCAAGAAATAAATAAGTTACTTATGGTAGCTATTTGGACTATCTGGAAAGATAGGTGTTCTAAGGACTTTCAGAAAATCAATCCCAACAGAATGTTGTCTTTGGAAAATATTCATAGGCTTACTGCTCCTGTTAATAATAATATTACTGTCAATAACAACTCTTTGCAGGTGTTGAGATGGAAACCTCCAGATTGTGGTTACATTAAAATAAATTTGGATGCATCTTTTCTGCAAGAAAATTTTCAAGGTGGTATAAGACTAATTGCAAGAAATTTTGCAGGCAAAAGCATTGGTGCTCAAGGGAAATACTTTGATGGAGGAATTATTGCAGTGGAGGTAGAGGAGCTGGAATGCAGGGCCATGAAGGAAGCTGCATCTTGGGATATCTCAAAGAATTCAGTAGAGTTGTTTTTGAATCAGATAGTGAAGTTTTAA